A single Cygnus atratus isolate AKBS03 ecotype Queensland, Australia chromosome 11, CAtr_DNAZoo_HiC_assembly, whole genome shotgun sequence DNA region contains:
- the FRMD5 gene encoding FERM domain-containing protein 5 isoform X7 encodes MQWFGNAKRDAKGQYLFDLLCHHLNLLEKDYFGIRFVDPDKQRHWLEFTKSVVKQMRAQPPFTMCFRVKFYPTDPAALKEEITRYLVFLQIKRDLYHGRLLCKTSDAALLAAYILQAEIGDYDPGKHPEGYSSKFQFFPKHSEKLERKIAEIHKSELSGQTPATSELNFLRKAQTLETYGVDPHPCKDVSGNAAFLAFTPFGFVVLQGNKRVHFIKWNEVTKMKFEGKTFYLYVSQKEEKKIVLTYFAPTPEACKHLWKCGIENQAFYKLEKSSQVRTVSSSNLFFKGSRFRYSGRVAKEVMESSAKIKREPPEIHRAGLVPSRSCPSITHGPRLSSVPRTRRRAVHISIMEGLESLRDSAHSTPVRSASHGDAFVPPGRGGRAESSERVAVIADESYSPADSVLPTPVAEHSLELMLLSRQLNGAPCSIEEEKESEAGTPSAAEAEELGELRALCLGASGRGGTRAEQAMVCLQSPRRGKPAH; translated from the exons AGAGATGCCAAGGGTCAGTACCTGTTCGACCTTCTGTGCCACCACCTGAACCTGCTGGAGAAGGATTACTTCGGCATTCGGTTTGTGGACCCCGACAAGCAAAGG CATTGGCTGGAGTTCACAAAGTCGGTTGTGAAGCAGATGAGGG CCCAGCCGCCCTTCACCATGTGTTTCCGCGTCAAGTTCTACCCCACGGACCCCGCGGCTCTGAAGGAGGAGATCACCAG GTATTTAGTCTTCCTGCAGATCAAACGAGATCTCTACCACGGCCGTCTCCTCTGCAAGACTTCAGATGCTGCTTTGCTGGCCGCCTATATCCTTCAAG CCGAGATCGGGGACTACGACCCAGGGAAGCACCCGGAGGGCTACAGCTCCAAGTTCCAGTTCTTCCCCAAGCACTCGgaaaagctggagaggaaaaTTGCAGAGATCCACAAGTCGGAGCTGAG TGGGCAGACACCAGCTACTTCAGAGCTGAATTTCCTAAGGAAAGCCCAGACTCTGGAGACCTATGGAGTTGACCCACATCCCTGCAAG GACGTGTCGGGAAACGCGGCGTTTTTGGCCTTCACTCCCTTCGGGTTCGTGGTGCTGCAGGGAAACAAGCGAGTGCACTTCATCAAATG GAATGAGGTGACCAAAATGAAATTTGAGGGAAAGACTTTCTATTTATACGTAAGTCAGAAGGAG gaaaagaaaattgtccTTACCTATTTTGCCCCAACGCCAGAAGCCTGCAAGCACCTCTGGAAGTGTGGGATCGAAAACCAAGCCTTCTACAA GCTGGAGAAGTCGAGCCAGGTCCGGACGGTGTCCAGCAGCAACTTGTTCTTCAAAGGAAGCCGGTTCCGATACAG TGGCCGCGTTGCAAAAGAAGTGATGGAGTCCAGCGCCAAGATCAAGCGGGAGCCGCCGGAGATACATCG ggcagggctggtgccgAGCCGGAGCTGCCCCTCCATCACCCACGGCCCCCGCCTGAGCAGCGTGCCCCGCACCCGCAGGAGAGCCGTTCACATCTCCATCATGGAAG GCCTGGAGTCTCTGCGTGACAGTGCCCACTCCACCCCGGTGCGCTCGGCCTCCCACGGCGACGCCTTCGTGCCCCCCGGCCGCGGCGGCCGTGCCGAGAGCAGCGAGCGGGTGGCCGTCATCGCCGACGAGAGCTACAGCCCGGCCGACAGCGTGCTGCCCACGCCGGTGGCCGAGCACAGCCTGGAGCTGATGCTGCTGTCGCGGCAGCTGAACGGGGCCCCGTGCAGCATCGAGGAGGAGAAGGAGTCGGAGGCCGGCACGCCCAGTGCGGCCGAGGCCGAGGAGCTGGGCGAGCTCCGCGCCCTGTGCCTGGGCGCCAGCGGCCGCGGCGGGACACGGGCGGAACAG GCGATGGTTTGCCTGCAAAGTCCGCGCCGTGGTAAGCCTGCTCATTGA
- the FRMD5 gene encoding FERM domain-containing protein 5 isoform X4: MQWFGNAKRDAKGQYLFDLLCHHLNLLEKDYFGIRFVDPDKQRHWLEFTKSVVKQMRAQPPFTMCFRVKFYPTDPAALKEEITRYLVFLQIKRDLYHGRLLCKTSDAALLAAYILQAEIGDYDPGKHPEGYSSKFQFFPKHSEKLERKIAEIHKSELSGQTPATSELNFLRKAQTLETYGVDPHPCKDVSGNAAFLAFTPFGFVVLQGNKRVHFIKWNEVTKMKFEGKTFYLYVSQKEEKKIVLTYFAPTPEACKHLWKCGIENQAFYKLEKSSQVRTVSSSNLFFKGSRFRYSGRVAKEVMESSAKIKREPPEIHRAGLVPSRSCPSITHGPRLSSVPRTRRRAVHISIMEGLESLRDSAHSTPVRSASHGDAFVPPGRGGRAESSERVAVIADESYSPADSVLPTPVAEHSLELMLLSRQLNGAPCSIEEEKESEAGTPSAAEAEELGELRALCLGASGRGGTRAEQVNKFVLSVLRLLLVTVGLLFVLLLLLIVLTESDLDTAFFRDIRQTPEFEQFHYQYFCPLRRWFACKVRAVVSLLIDT, translated from the exons AGAGATGCCAAGGGTCAGTACCTGTTCGACCTTCTGTGCCACCACCTGAACCTGCTGGAGAAGGATTACTTCGGCATTCGGTTTGTGGACCCCGACAAGCAAAGG CATTGGCTGGAGTTCACAAAGTCGGTTGTGAAGCAGATGAGGG CCCAGCCGCCCTTCACCATGTGTTTCCGCGTCAAGTTCTACCCCACGGACCCCGCGGCTCTGAAGGAGGAGATCACCAG GTATTTAGTCTTCCTGCAGATCAAACGAGATCTCTACCACGGCCGTCTCCTCTGCAAGACTTCAGATGCTGCTTTGCTGGCCGCCTATATCCTTCAAG CCGAGATCGGGGACTACGACCCAGGGAAGCACCCGGAGGGCTACAGCTCCAAGTTCCAGTTCTTCCCCAAGCACTCGgaaaagctggagaggaaaaTTGCAGAGATCCACAAGTCGGAGCTGAG TGGGCAGACACCAGCTACTTCAGAGCTGAATTTCCTAAGGAAAGCCCAGACTCTGGAGACCTATGGAGTTGACCCACATCCCTGCAAG GACGTGTCGGGAAACGCGGCGTTTTTGGCCTTCACTCCCTTCGGGTTCGTGGTGCTGCAGGGAAACAAGCGAGTGCACTTCATCAAATG GAATGAGGTGACCAAAATGAAATTTGAGGGAAAGACTTTCTATTTATACGTAAGTCAGAAGGAG gaaaagaaaattgtccTTACCTATTTTGCCCCAACGCCAGAAGCCTGCAAGCACCTCTGGAAGTGTGGGATCGAAAACCAAGCCTTCTACAA GCTGGAGAAGTCGAGCCAGGTCCGGACGGTGTCCAGCAGCAACTTGTTCTTCAAAGGAAGCCGGTTCCGATACAG TGGCCGCGTTGCAAAAGAAGTGATGGAGTCCAGCGCCAAGATCAAGCGGGAGCCGCCGGAGATACATCG ggcagggctggtgccgAGCCGGAGCTGCCCCTCCATCACCCACGGCCCCCGCCTGAGCAGCGTGCCCCGCACCCGCAGGAGAGCCGTTCACATCTCCATCATGGAAG GCCTGGAGTCTCTGCGTGACAGTGCCCACTCCACCCCGGTGCGCTCGGCCTCCCACGGCGACGCCTTCGTGCCCCCCGGCCGCGGCGGCCGTGCCGAGAGCAGCGAGCGGGTGGCCGTCATCGCCGACGAGAGCTACAGCCCGGCCGACAGCGTGCTGCCCACGCCGGTGGCCGAGCACAGCCTGGAGCTGATGCTGCTGTCGCGGCAGCTGAACGGGGCCCCGTGCAGCATCGAGGAGGAGAAGGAGTCGGAGGCCGGCACGCCCAGTGCGGCCGAGGCCGAGGAGCTGGGCGAGCTCCGCGCCCTGTGCCTGGGCGCCAGCGGCCGCGGCGGGACACGGGCGGAACAGGTGAATAAGTTTGTTTTAAGTGTCCTCCGTTTGCTCCTTGTGACAGTTGGACTCCTCTTTGTTTTGCTCCTTCTCCTGATCGTCCTTACCGAGTCCGACCTTGACACTGCCTTTTTCCGCGATATCCGCCAGACCCCCGAGTTCGAGCAGTTCCATTACCAATACTTTTGTCCCCTCAGGCGATGGTTTGCCTGCAAAGTCCGCGCCGTGGTAAGCCTGCTCATTGACACCTGA